The Bacteroidia bacterium genomic interval GCCGCAGTCTGCATGCTCAAGAAATCGATTTTAACGACATCCGAACCACCTTGCAAGCCTTGTATGCCATTTACGACAACTGTAACTCCTTGCATACCAATGCCTACGATGAAGCCATTACCACCCCTACCGAAGCTTCCGTTCGTCGCGCCATGGCCATTCAGTTGATTATAAACCGGGAATTGGGATTGGCAAAAAATGAAAATCCGTTGCAGGGTTCCTTTATTATTGAAGAGTTAACCGATCTAGTAGAAGAGGCAGTGTTAGCCGAATTCGATCGGATTACCGAACGCGGTGGTGTACTCGGCGCTATGGAAACCATGTACCAGCGCGGCAAAATTCAGGAGGAATCCTTGTACTATGAAACCCTGAAACATACAGGAGAATTTCCCATCATCGGAGTAAACACGTTTTTATCTTCTCAAGGTTCGCCAACCATCATTCCAAACGAGGTTATCCGTGCCACCGAAGAGGAGAAAAAATACCAAATTTCAATGCTGGAAAATCTTCACCAAATGCAGGCTATTCAAGCAAAACAAGGATTGGAAAGTTTGCAAAAAACAGCCGTTCAAAACCAAAATATTTTCGAAAACCTCATGGAAACCGCTAAATATTGTTCCCTTGGACAAATTACACAGAGCCTATTTCAGGTTGGTGGACAATACCGTCGAAATATGTAATTTTAAAGTTGAAGGATATTTTTAGGAAACAAACGTATGCTGCCCGAACTATCACCTGCCCCGCTATTCACTGCAATGCCAGCCTGCCCTTTAAGCCATGGCTTTGGCATTTCCGTTGCTATCGGGTTTAGTTTAGCAGGTTCATCTTTTAATCAATCTTGGGTTGGCGGGGTATCCATCTAACGCTCAAAAACATCTTCCATGTCGATTCTAACACAGAACATTACCAAAGTTTATGGAACCCAAAAAGCCTTAAACAATGTCAGTTTTGAAGTTCCTGCAGGACAAATTGTTGGTTTCCTAGGCCCCAATGGTGCCGGAAAATCAACTATGATGAAAATCCTGACCTGCTACATCCCACAAACAGAAGGCAAGGCAGAAGTATGCGGATTTGATGTTGCCGAAAATCCGCTCGAAGTCAAAAAACAGGTCGGATACCTTCCCGAACACAATCCGCTATACCTGGAAATGTATGTAAAGGAATACCTGGCTTTTTGCGCTTCTATTCATGGCTTGGGTAAACAGTCCGACAAACTTGCCAAGGAAATGATTGAAAAAACCGGCCTTGGTCCTGAACAACATAAAATAATTGGCACACTATCCAAGGGTTATCGCCAACGGGTTGGCTTGGCTCAAGCTATGATTCACAACCCCAAAGTTCTTATACTCGACGAACCCACCTCCGGCTTAGACCCCAATCAGTTGGTTGATATACGTAATCTCATCCTTCAATTAGGGAAAGAAAAAACCGTTTTACTTTCAACCCATATTATGCAAGAGGTTGAAGCTGTTTGCGACCGGGTAATTATCATCAACAAGGGTAGCATTGTTGCCGACAAACCTATTGGTGAAATTCAACATCAAGGAGGGAAAACAATCGTTTCAGTTGAGTTCGACAAGCCGGTTGCCGATCATGTATTAAAAGGAATAAGTGGTGTAATTCAAGTTAAAAACATAGGTAAAAACACGTGGATTCTAGAGGGCAAATCCAACCTGGATCTTCGTCCCGCCATTTTCCAATTTGCAGTTGAAAAAGGACTCGCAGTTTTAACCATGCAAAAGGAAGAACAAAGTTTAGAAGAAACCTTCCAAAAACTTACTAAAGGTTCCTAATTTCAACTTTCCATAAGCAAATAGGAAGTGAATCGGATAAGTGATTCAACTTCCTATTTCTTTTTGCGTTGCTTCATATAATTTTGAACCGCAGCTTTGCTGGTAAGCCAATTTCTGCCTTCTTTGTAAGCATCAATTTTTCCGGTTCGGGCCAACAAACTGATATATTCCGAACTGTATGGTAATTTTTCTTCTTTAACCAAATTAGTTATTTCAAGGTATTCCTGATCATAACCTTCGGTAGGAAAAGAATTCAAGTATATGTTTAACGATCGCTCTTGAGCCTGAAGTACCAACAACAACAACTTGGAATAATTACCCTGATTAGCCTGATTTAGCGCCTCGTAATATTTCTTTCGGTCATTTTTCAAAATTATTGCCGGAGGATAACCTTCCTTCATCAGCAATAAATTCATCAGTAGGCGAACCGTACGTCCATTTCCATCAAAAAAAGGATGAATATGTACAAAGCGATGGTGAAATACAGCAGCCAACGCCAATACATTCAATTCCATCGGATTGGAATTAACCCATTCCAGGAGAGCTTCCATCAATACTGGTACTTTGAGTGCATTAGGAGGAACAAAATTAGCACCGGTAATACGCACCCCTCCATTCCGATATCTACCGGCAAAGTCTTTCTCTATGTTTTGTAAAACCAAGGAATGAATTTTCAATACATCCTTTTCTGAAAGCGTATAAGCTGGTGTAATAGTTTCATGAAGATAGGCAATGGCATTGTGATGGTTAGTAGCTTCAAAATGCTCACGCATACTTTTGCCTTTAACAGTCATACCATCCTGTAATACAATTTTTGTTTCTTGCAACGTAAGGGTATTTCCTTCGATACTATTCGAGTTATAAGTCCATTCCAACTGAAGCTCTTCTTTAACTTTCTCCAATACGGAAGCAGGCAAAGGCCGTTTGTTTCGAATCAGATTGCGCTTACTTTCCAACCGATCGAAGTATTCCTTTAACGGATCTAATGTTGCCCTATCAAAATTCCATTCCACCCCACAAAAATATCGTTTATTTTCGGATTTATACCTATCCGATATATTTTTCATCACATTTTATGATTCTACTACCATTACTTGGCATTTTAATTATCCTCATCCAAGAGTTTTCCTGGCTCCTAAACCGCCCTCAAATAGTTTTGTTTTGGGACTTATAGAAACATCCATACCAAATCATTCTTAACTTATCTGTTTTACTTGTTCGTTTCACCTTATTTATAACCTCCTAATCTACCAATCTTGGTATCAATTATTTTCTAAGTTTGCTTCATGCGTTACCTCCTGTTATTTACCTTTTTGCCTATTTTGGGCTTGGCACAACCTTGCCGATTTCTTTCCCAAGTTTTTCCTACAATTTCAAAAACATCGGATGTTGTTTATGCCAATGCACCGGCGATTCCCGCTGTTTACGTAAGCGAAAATGTTACCACTAACCAGGATCAAACCATGGATATTTGGTTTCCGGTGGGAGATACTATGGCAAAACGCCCGGTTATTTTATTTGCACATGGTGGTGGATTTATTAGCGGTTCCAAAGACAACGATGACATGCAATATTTAGCTGACACCTTTGCTCATTATGGATATGTGACTGCTTCCATGAACTATAGAATAAATTTGAATGCTGCCAGCACCTCCAGTGTAGACCGTGCCATTTGGCGTGCTACTCAGGATGGTAGTGCGGCAATTAGGTATTTAAAGGAAAATGCCAATACGTATG includes:
- the gldA gene encoding gliding motility-associated ABC transporter ATP-binding subunit GldA, whose product is MSILTQNITKVYGTQKALNNVSFEVPAGQIVGFLGPNGAGKSTMMKILTCYIPQTEGKAEVCGFDVAENPLEVKKQVGYLPEHNPLYLEMYVKEYLAFCASIHGLGKQSDKLAKEMIEKTGLGPEQHKIIGTLSKGYRQRVGLAQAMIHNPKVLILDEPTSGLDPNQLVDIRNLILQLGKEKTVLLSTHIMQEVEAVCDRVIIINKGSIVADKPIGEIQHQGGKTIVSVEFDKPVADHVLKGISGVIQVKNIGKNTWILEGKSNLDLRPAIFQFAVEKGLAVLTMQKEEQSLEETFQKLTKGS
- a CDS encoding Fic family protein, translating into MKNISDRYKSENKRYFCGVEWNFDRATLDPLKEYFDRLESKRNLIRNKRPLPASVLEKVKEELQLEWTYNSNSIEGNTLTLQETKIVLQDGMTVKGKSMREHFEATNHHNAIAYLHETITPAYTLSEKDVLKIHSLVLQNIEKDFAGRYRNGGVRITGANFVPPNALKVPVLMEALLEWVNSNPMELNVLALAAVFHHRFVHIHPFFDGNGRTVRLLMNLLLMKEGYPPAIILKNDRKKYYEALNQANQGNYSKLLLLVLQAQERSLNIYLNSFPTEGYDQEYLEITNLVKEEKLPYSSEYISLLARTGKIDAYKEGRNWLTSKAAVQNYMKQRKKK